The Podospora pseudocomata strain CBS 415.72m chromosome 1 map unlocalized CBS415.72m_1, whole genome shotgun sequence genome has a segment encoding these proteins:
- the RPL33B gene encoding 60S ribosomal protein L33B (EggNog:ENOG503P41A; COG:J) — MPTEAGHRHSFHRGRHLSYQRSRHAVHSKTSLIKIEGVDDTNAANFYLGKKVAYVYRGQKEVRGTKIRVIWGKVTRPHGNSGVVRAKFQTPLPAKSFGASVRIMLYPSTI; from the exons ATGCCTACCGAAGCTGGTCATAGAC ATTCCTTCCATAGGGGTCGCCACCTGAGCTACCAACGCTCCAGGCACGCCGTCCACTCCAAGACCTCTCTCATCAAGATTGAGGGCGTTGACGACACAAACGCTGCCAA CTTCTACCTTGGCAAGAAGGTTGCGTATGTCTACCGTGGTCAGAAGGAGGTTCGCGGCACCAAGATCCGCGTTATCTGGGGCAAGGTCACCAGACCACATG GCAACTCCGGCGTCGTCCGCGCCAAGTTCCAGACCCCTCTCCCCGCTAAGTCTTTCGGCGCCTCGGTTCGCATCATGCTctacccctccaccatctaA